One window of Thiomicrorhabdus lithotrophica genomic DNA carries:
- the miaA gene encoding tRNA (adenosine(37)-N6)-dimethylallyltransferase MiaA, translating to MNLVKKLIENKQCLAIMGPTASGKSQLSMLLAEELPIEIISVDSALIYRDMDIGTAKPTQAELELVPHHLINTHDAAETYSASEFVDDVNRLVKEIFNRECLPVLVGGTMMYFNALQQGMSDLPSADEKIREYWLNIWNETPDLLHEKLLDIDPVSAERIHKNDPQRLVRAIEVYELTGKTLTEFRAEPKKGLPDFELIKVALIPEDRAKLHRQIEQRFLTMIESGFLQEAKGLFERSDLNEDMTSIRSVGYRQAWLFMMGEYDYDTFIDKGFVATRQLAKRQLTWLRKEPNITVIDPYETTSDQRVEQTLALLKLKAGA from the coding sequence ATGAATTTAGTAAAAAAATTAATTGAAAATAAACAATGTTTGGCAATTATGGGGCCTACCGCTTCGGGTAAAAGCCAGCTTTCAATGCTGCTTGCTGAAGAATTACCCATCGAAATTATTAGTGTCGATTCGGCATTAATTTATAGAGATATGGATATTGGTACTGCAAAACCCACACAAGCAGAGTTAGAGTTAGTTCCACACCATTTAATTAATACTCACGATGCAGCTGAAACTTATTCGGCATCCGAGTTTGTGGATGATGTAAATCGGCTGGTAAAGGAAATATTTAATCGTGAATGTTTACCCGTTTTGGTGGGTGGGACCATGATGTACTTTAATGCCTTGCAGCAAGGTATGTCTGACCTACCATCAGCAGATGAAAAGATTAGAGAGTATTGGCTTAATATTTGGAATGAAACACCAGATCTTTTACATGAGAAGTTATTAGATATTGACCCTGTTTCAGCCGAACGCATTCACAAAAATGACCCGCAGCGTTTAGTTCGAGCTATTGAAGTTTATGAATTAACGGGTAAAACGCTCACTGAGTTTAGAGCTGAGCCTAAAAAGGGTTTACCTGATTTTGAGTTGATTAAAGTAGCCTTGATTCCAGAAGATAGGGCTAAGCTACACCGACAAATTGAACAACGCTTTTTAACGATGATTGAATCTGGTTTTTTACAAGAAGCGAAAGGGTTGTTTGAACGTAGTGATTTAAATGAAGATATGACATCGATTCGTAGTGTTGGATATCGCCAGGCCTGGTTATTTATGATGGGTGAATATGATTATGACACTTTTATAGACAAAGGCTTTGTTGCTACCAGGCAGTTAGCAAAAAGACAGCTTACTTGGTTAAGAAAAGAGCCAAATATCACGGTTATTGATCCATATGAAACTACTTCTGACCAAAGAGTTGAGCAAACCTTGGCACTGTTGAAGTTGAAGGCGGGTGCTTAA
- the hfq gene encoding RNA chaperone Hfq, translating to MENKKVAKALPIQDPYLNALRKERISVSIYLVNGVKLQGRVDSFDQFVVLLRSNVTQMVYKHAISTIVPMRDPKPYESSSEDKENEEV from the coding sequence ATGGAGAATAAGAAAGTGGCTAAAGCATTGCCAATTCAAGACCCTTATTTAAACGCATTAAGAAAAGAGCGTATTAGCGTTTCAATTTATTTGGTTAACGGAGTGAAACTGCAGGGTAGAGTGGATTCTTTTGACCAGTTTGTTGTTTTGCTAAGAAGTAATGTAACGCAAATGGTTTATAAGCATGCTATTTCTACGATTGTTCCGATGCGCGATCCAAAGCCATATGAATCATCAAGTGAAGATAAAGAGAACGAAGAAGTTTAA
- the hflX gene encoding ribosome rescue GTPase HflX, giving the protein MELFDRLERRELERAVLVHVDFRNEADREELDEFYELVDSAGAEICTLLTTKRQNPDSKYFVGKGKAEEIQQAVELYEADVVIVNHALTPAQERNLSELVGCQVLDRIGLILDIFAQRARSHEGKLQVELAQLKRMATRLVKGWTHLDRQGGIGARGPGETQLESDRRMVQGRIKQLESRIDKVKKQRDLGRRSRKKSELPTITIVGYTNAGKSTLFNYMTTADVYAEDRLFATLDSTLRRVHLPGAGPVIFADTVGFIRHIPHDLVTAFRSTLEETREASLLIHLVDAADIHREEKMTDVYDVIAEVGADKVPQLVVFNKIDMLEPAVEPHIDYDEEGVAKRVWVSAKNGLGVELLMDAVASFFKGTFYTVDLVLKMDAGKKRSQLYELGTILKEGFDEEGNSEFTMHLTDLEWQQIKNWPELISAEIKTSED; this is encoded by the coding sequence ATGGAATTATTTGATCGTCTTGAACGACGTGAGTTAGAACGTGCTGTTTTAGTTCATGTTGATTTTCGCAATGAAGCTGATCGAGAGGAGCTTGATGAGTTCTACGAATTAGTGGATTCTGCTGGTGCTGAAATATGCACACTCCTTACGACTAAACGTCAAAACCCCGATTCAAAATACTTTGTTGGTAAAGGTAAAGCTGAAGAAATTCAACAAGCCGTTGAATTATATGAAGCGGATGTGGTTATTGTTAACCATGCCTTAACACCTGCTCAAGAACGCAATCTCTCTGAATTAGTTGGTTGTCAGGTGCTGGATAGAATAGGATTGATTCTCGATATATTCGCACAGCGCGCTCGTTCACATGAGGGTAAATTACAAGTTGAACTGGCACAATTAAAGCGCATGGCTACACGTCTAGTAAAAGGTTGGACTCACCTTGATAGACAAGGTGGAATAGGCGCGAGAGGGCCCGGTGAAACACAGCTTGAATCTGATAGACGAATGGTTCAAGGTCGTATTAAACAACTAGAATCTAGAATTGATAAAGTTAAAAAGCAGCGTGATTTAGGGCGTCGTTCTCGTAAAAAGTCTGAATTACCTACGATTACCATTGTTGGTTACACTAACGCGGGTAAATCAACCCTGTTTAATTATATGACTACCGCGGATGTTTATGCCGAGGACAGATTGTTCGCTACTTTAGATTCAACATTGAGGCGTGTACATTTACCAGGAGCGGGTCCTGTTATTTTTGCCGATACCGTTGGTTTTATTCGCCATATCCCACATGACTTGGTCACGGCGTTTCGTTCAACTCTAGAAGAAACACGTGAAGCCAGTTTGTTAATTCATCTTGTTGATGCGGCAGATATACATCGTGAAGAAAAGATGACTGATGTTTACGATGTAATCGCCGAAGTGGGTGCTGATAAGGTTCCTCAGTTAGTTGTGTTTAACAAGATAGATATGCTTGAACCAGCAGTAGAGCCTCATATTGATTATGATGAAGAAGGTGTTGCTAAGCGAGTTTGGGTCTCAGCCAAGAATGGCTTGGGTGTTGAATTGCTAATGGATGCTGTAGCCTCATTTTTTAAGGGCACGTTCTATACCGTTGATTTGGTACTTAAAATGGATGCAGGCAAAAAACGTTCGCAGCTTTACGAACTAGGCACAATTCTTAAAGAAGGCTTTGATGAGGAAGGTAATAGTGAGTTTACAATGCATTTAACCGATTTAGAATGGCAACAGATTAAAAATTGGCCTGAATTAATTTCAGCAGAGATAAAAACATCCGAAGATTGA
- the hflK gene encoding FtsH protease activity modulator HflK, with product MAWNEPGKSGQDPWGNSGNSGNNGGGDKKPPKKQNNDDLDELLKKAQNILGGAGSKFGNNSGGIGGIGGTVIFAVIVVVWLLSGIYIVDPAERGVVTRFGAFVEETKAGPHWHIPYPIEKVRIVNVDQIRTAEIGYRSGTSSDNRGRSGDVPNESLMLTKDENIVDLKIAVQYQVQSANNYLFDITDPDVTLRSVSESALREVVGQSTMDFVLTEGRNEVVARVQELAQERLNSYRTGLMITSVNLQDAQPPEQVQSAFADVVKAREDRERVINEAEAYSNDILPRARGKAARELEEASAYHDQVIAQAKGESARFTSIVKEYQKAPEVTRKRLYIDAVSTVLGNTSKVFVGSDSSNNLLYLPLDKMVSGQQSVPFKMDPTSVPAQPTQLAPAANNNAEKRTGIRDYLKNRELR from the coding sequence ATGGCTTGGAACGAACCAGGTAAGTCAGGACAAGATCCTTGGGGTAACTCAGGGAATTCTGGCAATAATGGCGGTGGTGATAAGAAACCACCTAAAAAACAAAATAATGATGACCTAGATGAGTTACTTAAAAAAGCTCAAAATATTTTAGGTGGTGCAGGTAGCAAGTTTGGCAATAACAGCGGTGGTATCGGTGGTATTGGCGGGACAGTTATTTTTGCTGTTATTGTTGTTGTATGGTTATTATCAGGTATCTATATAGTTGATCCGGCAGAACGTGGTGTTGTTACACGTTTTGGTGCTTTTGTTGAAGAGACTAAAGCAGGGCCGCACTGGCACATCCCATATCCAATTGAAAAAGTTCGTATTGTGAATGTAGATCAGATCCGTACCGCGGAAATTGGTTACCGTTCTGGTACAAGTTCTGACAATCGAGGCCGTTCTGGAGATGTTCCAAACGAATCTTTAATGTTAACAAAAGATGAAAATATTGTAGATTTGAAAATTGCGGTTCAATACCAAGTTCAAAGTGCAAATAACTACTTATTTGATATCACCGATCCTGATGTGACTTTACGATCTGTTTCGGAAAGTGCATTGCGTGAGGTTGTTGGTCAAAGCACGATGGACTTTGTTTTAACTGAAGGACGTAATGAAGTGGTTGCTCGTGTACAAGAGTTAGCTCAAGAGCGTCTAAACTCATATAGAACAGGTCTGATGATTACCAGTGTTAACTTACAAGATGCGCAACCACCTGAGCAAGTTCAGTCTGCGTTTGCCGATGTAGTTAAGGCGCGTGAGGACAGAGAGCGTGTTATCAATGAAGCTGAAGCATACTCAAATGATATTCTTCCAAGAGCGCGTGGTAAAGCTGCTCGTGAGTTAGAAGAAGCGAGTGCTTATCACGACCAAGTGATTGCACAGGCAAAAGGTGAATCTGCACGTTTTACTAGTATTGTAAAAGAATACCAAAAAGCACCAGAAGTAACTCGTAAGCGTTTGTATATTGACGCGGTTTCTACAGTTCTAGGCAACACAAGTAAGGTGTTTGTTGGTTCAGATAGTAGTAACAACTTACTTTATTTACCATTAGATAAAATGGTGAGTGGTCAACAGAGTGTGCCATTTAAAATGGATCCTACTTCAGTTCCTGCTCAGCCTACTCAGTTAGCACCAGCTGCAAACAACAATGCCGAGAAAAGAACAGGTATTCGTGATTATCTAAAGAATAGGGAGCTACGTTAA
- the hflC gene encoding protease modulator HflC, which yields MKSLLSIFVAAVLFVASSSVYVVNQWETGVVLRLGEIVKADVEPGLHFKTPFINNVRKFDSRLQTLDAAPERYLTSEKKNLEVDSFVKWRIQDVEKFYTTMNGDNRLAGMRLGQIVKDGLRAEFGNRTVKEVISGERVEIAQKIKKTTADAATSFGIEIEDVRIKRIDLAQDISSSVYRRMEAERNRVAKDLRSKGAEAAEKIRADADRQRVVILADAYSEAEILRGKGDATSAEIYANAYNQDAEFYAFYHSMNAYRASFKDKSDVMLVDPKSDFFKYFNQSEK from the coding sequence ATGAAATCATTACTTTCAATTTTTGTGGCAGCAGTTTTATTTGTTGCTAGTAGCTCTGTTTATGTTGTAAATCAGTGGGAAACAGGCGTTGTTTTACGTTTAGGTGAAATTGTTAAGGCGGATGTAGAGCCAGGATTACACTTCAAAACGCCATTTATTAACAATGTACGCAAATTCGATTCACGTCTGCAGACATTGGATGCGGCTCCTGAACGTTACTTAACAAGTGAAAAGAAAAACCTTGAAGTGGATTCTTTTGTTAAATGGCGTATTCAAGATGTTGAGAAGTTCTATACCACAATGAATGGTGATAACCGTTTAGCCGGTATGCGTTTAGGTCAGATTGTAAAAGATGGTCTACGTGCTGAATTTGGTAACCGTACTGTTAAGGAAGTTATTTCTGGTGAACGTGTAGAGATTGCACAAAAAATCAAGAAAACAACCGCTGATGCAGCTACTTCATTTGGTATCGAGATTGAAGATGTTCGTATTAAACGAATTGATTTAGCACAAGATATCAGTTCTTCGGTTTACCGTAGAATGGAAGCTGAACGTAATCGTGTAGCAAAAGATTTACGTTCTAAAGGTGCGGAAGCTGCTGAGAAAATTCGAGCTGATGCAGATCGTCAACGTGTTGTAATTTTAGCTGATGCTTATAGTGAAGCTGAGATTCTACGTGGTAAAGGTGATGCAACTTCAGCTGAAATTTATGCAAATGCTTATAATCAAGATGCTGAGTTTTATGCGTTCTACCACAGTATGAATGCTTATCGTGCATCATTTAAAGATAAGTCTGATGTAATGTTGGTTGATCCAAAGTCTGATTTCTTCAAGTACTTTAATCAATCAGAAAAATAA
- a CDS encoding DUF2065 domain-containing protein: MVENTLLAAIALVFILEGLLPFVFPSGWKKMMLEALKLSDRDLRIMGLFSISIGMLILLFFSE; the protein is encoded by the coding sequence ATGGTCGAAAATACATTACTTGCCGCGATAGCTTTAGTTTTTATACTAGAAGGTCTTTTACCGTTTGTTTTTCCATCAGGTTGGAAAAAGATGATGTTAGAAGCTTTAAAGTTATCAGACCGTGATTTAAGAATCATGGGCTTGTTCTCTATCTCAATTGGAATGTTGATTTTGCTATTTTTTAGTGAATAG
- a CDS encoding ATP phosphoribosyltransferase regulatory subunit → MQQSTWFTPEGLEDLLPPQAQKLEFYRRKLIDGFELSGFELVLPPIAEFTDSLLTGTAGNMAVDTCRFTDQESGRMMGVRADMTPQVARIVSNRLKADSTISKLCYVGEVLKTRNNKAKGSRSPIQVGAELFGHRGFESDYEIIGLMLESMQLLKLPEIKMSLGHVGIVTELMQLAQLDKKQSKELIDILSRKAIPEYEVFVSQLTLEPSLKSKFEALPLMCGDASSVIQVAIKELSGLSEVLDDAISHLQKVIDSLAATHAVAIHLDMADIRGYQYHTGIIFACYSGSTLQPIAKGGRYDNIGSVFGLGLPATGFSLDLRSALDLLSDVKLAVTDTVYAPLLADKSLQESIAELKSKGYRVIKSYDLTGLQKGDKKLSNDSGQWSIQTV, encoded by the coding sequence ATGCAACAATCTACGTGGTTTACGCCCGAAGGTTTGGAAGACCTCCTGCCGCCTCAAGCACAAAAATTAGAATTTTATCGTCGCAAGTTAATTGATGGTTTTGAGCTGTCAGGTTTTGAACTTGTCCTGCCGCCTATTGCAGAGTTTACCGATTCATTATTGACAGGAACCGCCGGTAATATGGCTGTTGATACGTGTCGTTTTACTGATCAAGAAAGTGGTCGTATGATGGGGGTGCGTGCTGATATGACTCCTCAGGTTGCTCGTATTGTGAGCAATCGCTTAAAAGCTGATTCTACAATCTCTAAGCTATGTTACGTTGGTGAAGTCTTAAAGACACGTAACAACAAAGCCAAAGGTTCTCGTAGTCCGATTCAGGTCGGTGCAGAGTTATTTGGACATCGCGGTTTTGAAAGTGATTATGAAATTATCGGTTTAATGCTAGAAAGCATGCAGTTGTTAAAACTACCTGAAATAAAAATGAGTTTAGGTCATGTAGGGATTGTGACAGAGTTAATGCAGTTGGCTCAGTTAGATAAAAAGCAATCAAAAGAACTGATTGATATTCTAAGCCGTAAAGCGATTCCTGAATATGAGGTTTTTGTCTCTCAGTTAACTCTTGAACCGAGCTTAAAGTCAAAGTTTGAAGCACTACCTTTGATGTGTGGTGACGCGAGTTCTGTCATTCAAGTTGCTATTAAAGAGCTTTCAGGTCTTTCTGAAGTGTTAGATGATGCGATTTCTCATCTACAAAAGGTTATTGATTCTTTAGCAGCAACACACGCTGTAGCCATTCACCTTGATATGGCCGATATTCGTGGTTATCAATATCATACTGGTATTATCTTTGCATGTTACAGCGGAAGTACGCTACAGCCGATTGCTAAGGGTGGTCGTTATGACAATATTGGCTCTGTTTTTGGTTTAGGACTGCCCGCAACTGGATTTAGCCTAGATTTACGTTCAGCTTTAGATTTATTATCAGATGTAAAACTGGCTGTAACGGATACTGTGTATGCACCATTGCTAGCAGATAAGTCGCTACAGGAATCTATTGCTGAGCTTAAGTCAAAAGGCTATAGAGTTATTAAGTCTTATGATTTAACAGGTTTGCAAAAAGGTGATAAAAAGCTGTCTAACGATTCAGGTCAGTGGTCTATACAAACAGTATAG